The Sphingomonas naphthae nucleotide sequence CGGCGACGAGCGGCAGCGGAGGCGCCTCGGCGAAGGCGGTCGCGCCCAGCAGCCCGCTTTCCTCGGCGGTGGTGGCGACGAACAGCAGGCTGCGTGGCGCCGGCCCCCGGGCGACGACGGCACGCGCCACCTCGATCAGTTGCGCGATGCCCGAGGCGTTATCGACCGCGCCGTTGCAGATGCGATCGGGCGCGCCCTCCGGCCGGCAGATGCCGAGATGGTCCCAATGCGCTAGCAGCGCGACCGCCTGCCCCGCAGCGCTGGTGCCGGGCAGCTTGCCGATGACGTTGGCGCTGGCGAAGCGCCGCACCTCGCCCGTGGCCGACAGGCGGGCGGTGCCGAGCGGCGCGCCCTTGAAGCCCGGATCGCGCGCCGCCTTGGCCAGCGCCTCCGGGTCGGCGCCGGCCGCGCGGATCAGCCGCTGCCATGCCGAAGCGGACAGCGCGCCCTGCACCAGGGGCTCGACCTGCGATTCCAGCCCGACCCAGCGTTGATATTGCGCAACGAGATTGGGCCAGGGCGCGCTGGGGGCGATCGGAACCAGCACCGCCGCCGCGCCCGCCCTGGTGAGCGCGCGACGTCGCTCGGCCATCCCGCCGACCGTCATCCCCTTGGGCGGCGCGCCACCCAGCAGGATGACGATCGCGCCTTTCACGTTACGCCCCGCACCGTCGTCATAGCCCAGGAACAGGATCGGCGCGGTCGGCACCGTCACGCTCGGGTCGCGCGGCAGGAGCAGCACGTCGCCCTCGCCCAGCATGAGCTTGCCCGCCGTCAGCGTGCCCGCCCCCGCCTTGCGGCCAATGAGCGCGACCGATTGCAGCCACCCGCCATCCT carries:
- a CDS encoding M28 family peptidase, coding for MTFITSLARFAPFLLAAPLLAAAPPAPEAAMRRHIEILASDAYEGRRPGTPGETKTIGYIVDQMKTIGLVPGAKDGGWLQSVALIGRKAGAGTLTAGKLMLGEGDVLLLPRDPSVTVPTAPILFLGYDDGAGRNVKGAIVILLGGAPPKGMTVGGMAERRRALTRAGAAAVLVPIAPSAPWPNLVAQYQRWVGLESQVEPLVQGALSASAWQRLIRAAGADPEALAKAARDPGFKGAPLGTARLSATGEVRRFASANVIGKLPGTSAAGQAVALLAHWDHLGICRPEGAPDRICNGAVDNASGIAQLIEVARAVVARGPAPRSLLFVATTAEESGLLGATAFAEAPPLPLVAGLNMDTVAIAPAGAKIGVIGRGMTPLDPLIDSTAAALGRAVDPGTERNLLYTRQDGWALARTGVPTVMAGTSYGDLALINTFLAGAYHGPADEARGLELGGAAEDVPFLAALARRIADPAAFPGGKR